One Mesorhizobium sp. J428 DNA segment encodes these proteins:
- the urtA gene encoding urea ABC transporter substrate-binding protein, with the protein MLATSSVFAQEDTIKVGVLHSLSGTMAISETTLKDTMLFLIDEQNKKGGLLGKKLEAVVVDPASDWPLFAEKARELISVNKVSAVFGCWTSVSRKSVLPVFEELNNILFYPVQYEGEESQRNVFYTGAAPNQQAIPAVDYLMNEEGVERWVLAGTDYVYPRTTNKILEAYLQAKGVAAEDIMINYTPFGHSDWQTIVSDIKKFGSAGKKTAVVSTINGDANVPFYKELGNQGIKAEDIPVVAFSVGEEELAGLDTAPLVGHLTAWNYFQSVDTPENTAFIDSWRAFIKNDKRVTNDPMEAHVIGFNMWVKAVEKAGTTDPDAVIDALIGVSVPNLTGGYSTMMPNHHITKPVLIGEIQADGQMSTVWQTSGLVVGDEWSDYLPDSKDLISDWRAPMSCGNFNVATGKCGGKGVN; encoded by the coding sequence ATGCTCGCGACGTCTTCGGTCTTTGCCCAGGAGGACACGATCAAGGTTGGCGTCCTGCACTCGTTGTCCGGCACCATGGCGATTTCCGAGACGACGCTGAAGGACACGATGCTGTTCCTCATCGATGAGCAGAACAAGAAGGGCGGCCTGCTGGGCAAGAAGCTCGAAGCCGTTGTCGTGGACCCCGCTTCCGACTGGCCGCTCTTCGCCGAAAAGGCGCGTGAGCTGATCTCCGTGAACAAGGTCTCGGCCGTGTTCGGCTGCTGGACCTCCGTGTCGCGCAAGTCGGTCCTGCCGGTGTTCGAGGAGCTGAACAACATCCTGTTCTATCCGGTGCAGTATGAAGGCGAGGAGAGCCAGCGCAACGTCTTCTACACGGGCGCCGCGCCGAACCAGCAGGCGATCCCGGCCGTCGACTATCTGATGAACGAGGAAGGCGTTGAGCGCTGGGTGCTCGCCGGCACCGACTATGTCTATCCGCGCACGACGAACAAGATCCTCGAGGCCTACCTCCAGGCCAAGGGTGTCGCCGCCGAGGACATCATGATCAACTACACGCCGTTCGGTCATTCCGACTGGCAGACAATCGTGTCCGACATCAAGAAGTTCGGCTCGGCCGGCAAGAAGACGGCCGTGGTGTCGACCATCAACGGCGACGCCAACGTGCCGTTCTACAAGGAGCTCGGCAACCAGGGCATCAAGGCCGAGGACATCCCGGTCGTGGCCTTCTCGGTCGGCGAGGAAGAGCTCGCCGGTCTCGACACCGCCCCGCTCGTCGGTCATCTGACCGCCTGGAACTACTTCCAGTCCGTCGACACGCCGGAAAACACCGCCTTCATCGACTCCTGGCGCGCCTTCATCAAGAACGACAAGCGCGTCACCAACGACCCGATGGAAGCGCATGTCATCGGCTTCAACATGTGGGTTAAGGCGGTCGAGAAGGCCGGCACCACCGATCCGGACGCGGTCATCGACGCGCTCATCGGCGTGTCCGTGCCGAACCTGACCGGCGGCTACTCGACCATGATGCCGAACCATCACATCACCAAGCCGGTGCTGATCGGCGAGATCCAGGCCGACGGCCAGATGTCGACCGTGTGGCAGACCTCCGGTCTCGTGGTCGGCGACGAGTGGTCCGACTACCTGCCGGATTCGAAGGACCTGATCTCCGACTGGCGCGCTCCGATGTCGTGCGGAAACTTCAACGTCGCCACCGGCAAGTGCGGCGGCAAGGGCGTGAACTGA
- a CDS encoding flagellar biosynthetic protein FliO translates to MGLIESIQDALPEGYANAILWLALALLALVVILGLIRLIRGFSGGTFVAGGRNRRTRLAVMDAAAVDSRRRLVLVRRDDVEHLVLIGGPTDVVIERDIRIMSRPARHAEHHDEAISAPPHSSPELERARAQIRPAPHPVSRPAEAPRPVEPVLPPRPAAPASNVTLPRPTIPMPAPPPPPGTAKPATPVASPRSYEPSRPTSSAAPSRLPPAKSLDDTLLNELSLSLEQTTSGSKSPSPKKPDTSLDEQMNKLLGEITKKA, encoded by the coding sequence ATGGGATTGATCGAGAGCATCCAGGACGCGCTCCCTGAGGGGTATGCCAATGCAATTCTGTGGCTGGCGCTCGCGCTCCTCGCCCTGGTCGTGATCCTCGGTCTCATACGACTGATTCGCGGCTTCTCGGGCGGAACTTTCGTCGCCGGCGGCCGCAACCGCCGCACCCGGCTCGCCGTGATGGATGCCGCAGCGGTCGATAGCCGACGCCGCCTTGTGCTCGTGCGGCGCGACGACGTGGAACATCTCGTCCTTATAGGCGGACCGACCGATGTGGTGATCGAACGCGACATTCGCATCATGTCGCGCCCGGCGCGGCATGCAGAGCACCATGACGAGGCGATATCCGCTCCGCCACATTCCTCGCCCGAGCTGGAACGCGCCCGCGCGCAGATACGGCCCGCCCCCCATCCGGTGTCTCGCCCGGCGGAGGCCCCGCGGCCCGTCGAGCCCGTCCTGCCACCGCGTCCGGCAGCCCCGGCATCCAACGTGACGCTGCCCCGGCCGACCATCCCGATGCCTGCTCCACCGCCGCCGCCCGGCACGGCAAAGCCTGCGACGCCCGTCGCGTCGCCAAGGTCCTACGAACCTTCGAGGCCGACGTCGTCCGCCGCCCCGTCGCGCCTGCCGCCGGCCAAATCGCTGGACGACACGCTGCTCAACGAGCTGTCATTGTCGCTGGAACAGACGACATCCGGCTCGAAATCTCCATCTCCGAAGAAGCCGGATACATCCCTCGACGAGCAGATGAACAAGCTGCTCGGGGAAATCACAAAGAAGGCCTAG
- the cckA gene encoding cell cycle histidine kinase CckA, translating into MAKETSRDFYPAPFVDENSRPGAVTRLIIFILVLIPLAVVFLMFRERIGDPFLVGMLGMLAMIGVGYLFLTAIGFVQFAPRSTNDELSKAFVDSMRQGLIVTDSRGRVIYANRAYAEMTGAASPAEIKTVEGLLSDNPEAGSTVVGLAAQLKDGRAGDGEFRLSQAIRPGAEPGARWYRARARTFNMRSQRKPLFAWQLSDISEERAEQERFFQDLQQAIDHLDHAPAGFFSADASGRVTYINATLAEWLGIDLAGFVPGSVTLPEIVAGDGMALVRAVKAEPGATRNAVIDLDLATTKGEALPVRFMHRVTASREGVQGATRTIVLNRTQGEDSSADLRASEVRFTRFFNSTPMAIAGVDANGRILRTNAPFLMLFSSVVDQAAVDRRTRLDTVIHPRDREAFAAAIERAKQRQADISPIDTVLPDNEERHMRFYVSAVADGGGADGAEEAAIVYAVETTEQKALEAQMAQGQKMQAVGQLAGGIAHDFNNVLTAIIMASDLLLTNHRPSDPSFPDIMNIKQNANRAASLVRQLLAFSRRQTLRPEVLNLTDVLADVRMLLTRLVGSNVRLKIDHGRDLWQVRADLGQFEQVVVNLAVNARDAMPEGGDLTIRSKNVTAAECADYSYRELVPNDYVVVEVEDSGTGIPPDVLKKIFEPFFTTKEVGKGTGLGLSMVYGIIKQTGGYIFCDSEVGKGTVFRIFLPRFVPGAVIAEQSAGDIATTEAKAIASAAKGDAPKDLSGSATVLLVEDEDAVRMGGVRALKSRGYEVYEASSGVEALEIYEELEGKVDIVVSDVVMPEMDGPTLLGELRKRNPDIKFIFVSGYAEDAFARNLPEDAKFGFLPKPFSLKQLATVVKDMLTQ; encoded by the coding sequence ATGGCCAAAGAGACAAGCCGCGATTTCTATCCGGCGCCGTTTGTCGACGAGAATTCTCGCCCCGGCGCGGTGACGCGGCTCATCATCTTCATCCTCGTGCTGATCCCGCTCGCGGTCGTCTTTCTGATGTTCCGCGAACGGATCGGCGATCCTTTCCTCGTCGGCATGCTCGGCATGCTGGCCATGATCGGCGTCGGCTATCTGTTCCTGACCGCGATCGGCTTCGTTCAGTTCGCGCCCCGCTCGACCAATGACGAACTGTCGAAGGCGTTCGTCGATTCGATGCGGCAGGGCCTGATCGTCACGGATTCGCGCGGCCGCGTCATCTATGCCAACCGCGCCTATGCCGAGATGACCGGTGCGGCCTCGCCGGCCGAGATCAAGACTGTCGAAGGGCTGCTGTCCGACAATCCGGAGGCCGGCTCGACGGTGGTGGGCCTTGCAGCGCAGCTCAAGGACGGGCGGGCCGGCGACGGCGAGTTCCGGTTGTCCCAGGCGATCAGGCCGGGCGCCGAGCCGGGTGCGCGCTGGTATCGCGCGCGGGCGCGCACGTTCAACATGCGCTCGCAGCGCAAGCCGCTGTTCGCATGGCAACTGTCCGACATCTCCGAGGAGCGCGCCGAGCAGGAGCGCTTCTTCCAGGATCTGCAGCAGGCGATCGACCATCTCGACCACGCGCCCGCCGGTTTCTTCTCAGCCGACGCATCCGGCCGTGTCACCTACATCAACGCGACGCTCGCCGAATGGCTGGGCATCGATCTGGCCGGCTTCGTTCCGGGCTCGGTCACGCTTCCGGAGATCGTGGCGGGCGACGGCATGGCGCTTGTGCGCGCAGTGAAGGCCGAGCCCGGCGCGACACGCAACGCCGTCATCGATCTCGACCTCGCCACCACCAAGGGCGAGGCGCTGCCGGTGCGCTTCATGCACCGCGTCACGGCCAGCCGCGAGGGCGTGCAGGGCGCGACGCGCACGATCGTGCTAAACCGGACGCAGGGCGAGGATTCATCGGCGGATCTACGGGCTTCCGAGGTGCGCTTCACGCGTTTCTTCAACTCGACGCCGATGGCGATCGCCGGCGTCGACGCCAACGGCCGCATCCTGCGTACGAATGCCCCGTTCCTGATGCTGTTCTCCAGCGTCGTCGACCAGGCGGCCGTCGACCGCCGCACGCGGCTCGACACCGTCATCCATCCGCGCGACCGCGAGGCCTTTGCCGCCGCCATCGAACGCGCCAAGCAGCGCCAGGCGGATATTTCTCCGATCGACACCGTGCTGCCGGACAACGAGGAGCGCCACATGCGCTTCTATGTCAGCGCCGTGGCCGACGGCGGCGGCGCCGACGGCGCCGAGGAGGCCGCGATCGTCTATGCGGTCGAGACGACCGAGCAGAAGGCCCTTGAGGCGCAGATGGCCCAGGGTCAGAAGATGCAGGCCGTCGGTCAACTCGCCGGTGGCATCGCGCACGACTTCAACAACGTGCTGACGGCCATCATCATGGCATCGGACCTGCTCCTGACCAACCACAGGCCGTCGGATCCGTCGTTCCCGGACATCATGAACATCAAGCAGAACGCCAACCGCGCCGCGTCGCTGGTCCGGCAGCTGCTCGCCTTCTCCCGCCGCCAGACGCTGCGGCCCGAAGTGCTCAACCTCACCGACGTCCTGGCCGACGTGCGGATGCTGCTCACCAGGCTTGTGGGCAGCAACGTCCGGCTCAAGATCGATCACGGCCGCGATCTTTGGCAGGTGAGGGCGGATCTCGGCCAGTTCGAGCAGGTGGTCGTCAATCTGGCCGTCAATGCGCGCGACGCGATGCCGGAAGGCGGCGACCTGACGATCCGCAGCAAGAACGTCACCGCCGCCGAATGCGCCGACTACAGCTACCGCGAGCTCGTGCCGAACGACTATGTCGTGGTCGAGGTGGAGGACAGCGGCACGGGCATTCCGCCGGACGTCCTGAAGAAAATCTTCGAGCCGTTCTTCACCACCAAGGAAGTCGGCAAGGGCACCGGCCTCGGCCTGTCGATGGTCTATGGCATCATCAAGCAGACCGGCGGCTACATCTTCTGCGATTCCGAGGTCGGCAAGGGCACCGTGTTCCGGATCTTCCTGCCGCGCTTCGTGCCAGGCGCCGTCATCGCCGAGCAGTCCGCCGGCGACATCGCGACGACCGAAGCCAAGGCGATCGCATCGGCCGCCAAGGGAGACGCGCCGAAGGACCTGTCCGGTTCGGCGACCGTGCTCCTTGTCGAGGACGAGGACGCGGTCCGCATGGGTGGCGTGCGCGCGCTGAAATCGCGTGGCTATGAGGTTTACGAAGCCTCGTCGGGTGTCGAAGCGCTGGAGATCTACGAAGAGTTGGAAGGCAAGGTCGACATCGTCGTGTCCGATGTCGTCATGCCTGAGATGGACGGCCCGACGCTGCTCGGCGAACTGCGCAAGCGCAATCCCGACATCAAGTTCATCTTCGTGTCCGGCTATGCCGAAGACGCCTTCGCGCGCAACCTGCCGGAGGATGCCAAGTTCGGCTTCCTGCCGAAGCCCTTCTCGCTGAAGCAGCTCGCGACCGTCGTGAAGGATATGCTGACGCAATAG
- a CDS encoding histidine phosphatase family protein codes for MSRLLLLRHARAAWAEPGMRDFDRPLDATGRADADAMGAMMAKDRVLPQRVICSSARRARETWDAVVRHLPVADVIVTDQLYITDATGYLNFIRDNAAVESLLIVGHNPMIEDVCFALAPDGKDDATSARSSGFPACGLAVIDFRGNLADVAPSTGFLEAFYTPGG; via the coding sequence ATGAGCCGTCTTCTACTGCTGCGCCATGCGCGCGCGGCCTGGGCCGAGCCCGGAATGCGCGATTTCGATCGCCCTCTCGACGCGACGGGCCGCGCCGACGCGGACGCCATGGGGGCCATGATGGCGAAGGATCGCGTCCTGCCGCAACGCGTCATCTGCTCGTCCGCGAGGCGGGCACGGGAGACGTGGGACGCGGTCGTGAGGCACCTGCCCGTCGCGGACGTGATCGTCACCGACCAGCTCTACATCACCGACGCGACCGGCTATCTCAACTTTATCCGCGACAATGCCGCGGTCGAATCGCTGCTGATCGTCGGCCACAATCCGATGATCGAGGACGTCTGCTTCGCCCTTGCACCCGACGGCAAGGACGACGCAACTAGCGCCCGGTCGAGCGGATTTCCCGCTTGCGGGCTCGCCGTGATCGACTTTCGCGGCAACCTGGCCGATGTCGCGCCGTCCACCGGCTTTCTCGAGGCGTTCTACACGCCGGGTGGCTGA
- the dksA gene encoding RNA polymerase-binding protein DksA, protein MSLITDVNYIPSDDEPFMNDRQKAYFRSKLIAWKGDILREARETLEVLQQENANHPDLADRASSETDRAIELRARDRQRKLIAKIDAALLRLDEGTCGYCEETGEPISLKRLDARPIATLSIEAQERHERREKVYRDD, encoded by the coding sequence ATGAGCTTGATCACGGACGTGAACTACATACCCAGTGACGACGAGCCGTTCATGAACGATCGTCAGAAGGCCTATTTCCGCTCCAAGCTGATTGCGTGGAAGGGCGACATCCTTCGGGAGGCCCGCGAGACCCTGGAAGTCCTCCAGCAGGAAAACGCAAACCATCCGGACCTCGCCGACAGGGCCTCTTCCGAGACCGACCGCGCCATCGAGTTGCGCGCGCGGGACCGGCAGCGCAAGCTGATCGCCAAGATCGACGCGGCGCTTCTGCGGCTGGACGAGGGGACGTGCGGCTATTGCGAGGAGACCGGCGAGCCGATCTCGCTCAAGCGGCTGGACGCCCGTCCGATCGCCACACTGTCGATCGAGGCGCAAGAGCGCCATGAGCGCCGCGAAAAGGTCTACCGCGACGACTAG